The genomic region GCGCGGCACATGGCCGACCGGGTGCCGGTGACCGAGGTGCCGGTGGTCGCCGCCACCGCGGGCACGGTGGTCGGCGGGGCGTCCGGGGGGGAGACGGGGACCGCCGAGCGCGCCGCCGCGGCCGCGCCCGAAGCGTCGGCCGACGACTCCGAGGACCCCGCTCCGGCCGCTGCCGCCACGGCCGCCGGGACGTCCACCGACTCCGCCGCGGAGCCGGTCGAGGGGGACGCCGCTGAGGTCGCCGGGACCGACTCCGAGGACGGCCCCGGGGCCGAGTCGGAGAACGACGCGGAGCAGGAAGCCGGGGAGCCCACGGGGGCCAAGGGTGTGGCGGCCAAGGGCGCCGAGGGCGCGGCCACGGCCCGTAAGACCACCTCGCGCAGCAAGCCGCGCACGACCACCAAGTCCGCCCGCGCCCGCTCGACCCCCAAGCGCACCACCAAGGCCAAGGGGTCCACGGGCAAGGGCCCGACGAAGAAGTAGAGTCCCAGCAGAGCACGATCACGGGGAGAACATGGACGCCGAGGACGAGGCCGCACGACTGGCCGAGCAGACACTCCACAGCACGCGGGAGCGGTTGGCCGGGTTGGACGCGCGGCCCACGGCCGAGCACGTCGAGGTCTTCGACTCCCTGCACCAGGAGCTGTCCGGGGTCCTGGGCGCGCTCGGACAGGGCGCGCAGTCCTCCTGACCACCCGCGGTGCCCACCGACCCCGATATCCTTGGTGACCATGGCAAAACGAACTCGGCTCGACGCGGAACTGGTCCGCCGCGGTCACGCACGCTCCCGGGGCCACGCGGCCGAGATCATCGAGAGCGGATTCGTCCGCGTCGCCGGGATCATCGCGTCCAAGGCCGCGACCCAGGTCGGCACCGACCAGCCCATCGTCGTGCGCACCCCCTCGGACGAACCCTCCTACGTCTCGCGCGGCGCCCACAAGCTCATCGGCGCCCTGGACGCCTTCTCCCTGGACGTGTCCGCCCGCCGGGCCCTGGACGCGGGCGCCTCCACCGGCGGTTTCACGGACGTGCTGCTGCGCCGCGGCGCCGCGCACGTCACGGCCGTGGACGTGGGCTACGGCCAGTTGGCGTGGGCGCTGCGCAGCAACGACCGGGTCCGTGTCATGGAGCGCGTCAACGTCCGTGAGCTCACCCCCGAGCAGATCGGTGAGCCGCGTCCCACCCTCGTCGTCGGCGACCTGTCGTTCATCTCCCTCACACTGGTCCTGCGCCCCCTGAAGGACTGTGTCGCGCCCGACGCCGACTTCGTCCTGATGGTCAAGCCCCAGTTCGAGGTGGGCAAGCAGCGGGTCGGCGCGGGGGGCGTGGTCCGCGAGCCCGCGCTGCGCGCCGAGGCCGTCGCCGACGTCGCCGCGCACGCGCTCACCCTGGGACTGGGCACCGTCGGCGTGACCGCGAGCCCGCTACCGGGGCCCTCGGGCAACGTCGAGTACTTCCTGTGGATGCGCGCCGGAGCATCGCCGTTGGACCCCGACGCGCTCACCCGCGCCATCGAGGAGGGGCCGCGCTAGCGAGCGTGGCGGCGTGTCCGGGGTGTCCGGTAACGTGACCCGGCCGGGTGAGCGCGAGGCTTCCCGGTCAGCACTCAGGCTCTCCCGTCGGGGGAGTGAACGTAAGGGGACGGCGATGACCAGCGGACGCAGTGTCCTTCTGCTGGCGCACACGGGTCGGCCCGCGGCACTGCGCAGCGCCGATCTGGTCCACAGGAGCCTGACCCGTGCCGGGCTCACCGTGCGCATGCTCAAGGGCGAGGTGGAGGAGCTGGCGGCCGCCGGGTGCGCTCTGGCCCCCATCGAGGCGGTCGAGCCGGCCGACGCCGCCCACGGTGTCGAACTGGTCATGGTCCTGGGCGGGGACGGCACCCTGCTGCGGGCCGCCGAGCTCGCCCGCCCGGCCGGTGCGCCCCTGCTCGGCGTCAACCTGGGCCACGTGGGCTTCCTCGCCGAGGCCGAACGCGAGGACCTGGGCGCGACCGTGCGCAGTGTCGTGGACCGGGACTACGACGTCGAGGAGCGGATGACCCTCGACGTGGCCGTCTTCAACGGGGGCCGTGCCGAGGGCACGCCCACGGTGCGCACCTGGGCGCTGAACGAGGCCACCCTGGAGAAGGGCGAGTCGCGGCGCATCGTCGAGGCCGTCCTGGAGATCGACGGGCGTCCGCTGTCGCGGTGGGCCTGTGACGGTGTGGTGTGCGCGACGCCCACGGGTTCGACCGCGCACGCCTTCTCCGCGGGCGGTCCCGTGGTCTGGCCGGACGTGGAGGCGCTGATGGTCGTCCCGCTGAGCGCGCACGCCCTGTTCGCCCGTCCCCTGGTCGTGGGGCCGCAGGCCACGGTGGCGCTGGAGGTTCTGCCCGACACGGCGCCGGGCGTGCTCTGGTGTGATGGACGGCGTATGGTCGAATTGCCCGCAGGGGCACGAATCGAGATCACCCGTGCCGATACGCCGGTCCGGCTCGCCCGACTGCACCGGGCGCCGTTCACCGACCGGCTGGTGGCCAAGTTCGGTCTGCCGGTCGCCGGCTGGCGCGGGCGGGTCGAACAGGGCCGGTGACCGGGGCCGTGAGTCCCACCGGGCCGTGCCCGCGTGCGTGTGCGCGGGTGAACGCTAATGGTGTCGACGATCAGGAGAGGGACCGGTGCTCGAAGAAGTCCGCATCAAGGGACTCGGAGTCATTGACGACGCCGTACTGGAGTTGTCGCCGGGGCTGACCGTCGTCACCGGCGAGACCGGTGCGGGAAAGACCATGGTCGTCACCGGTCTCGGGTTGCTCTTCGGGGGGCGGGCCGACCCCCAGCGGGTCCGTCCCGGTGCCGGGCGCGCCGTCGTCGAGGGCCGTCTCACCGTTCCGGACGGCGGCCGTGTGGCGACGCGTGTGCTGGACGCCGGCGGCGACATCGAGGACGACGTGCTCATCCTGACCCGCGCGGTCTCGGCGGAGGGCCGCTCGCGCGCCACCATGGGCGGGCGTTCCGCCCCGGTGAGCCTGCTGGCCTATCTCGCCGACGACCTGGTGGCCGTGCACGGCCAGTCCGACCAGCAGAGGCTGCTGCGCACCGACCGGCAGCGCTCGGCCCTGGACCGTTTCGCGGGGGAGGCCCTGCACAAGGCGTTGAAGCAGTACTCCGTGGCCTACCGCCGCCACCGCGAGGTGGAGACGGAACTGGAGGAGCTGGTGGAGCGGGCGCGCGAGCGCGCGCAGGAGGCCGACATGCTCCGTTTCGGTGTGGAGGAGATCACCGCGGCCGAACCCCAGCCGGGCGAGGACGCGGAGCTGTTGGCCGAGGAGACGCGGCTGGCCCACGCCGACGGTCTGCGGGTGGCCGCCACCACCGCCCACGAGGCGCTGGCGGGCGATCCCGCCTCGGACGTGGAGGTCGACGTGGCCGCGCTGCTGTCGGCGGCGCGCCAGGCCGTGGCCGCGGTGCGTGAGCACGACCCGGAGTTGGCCTCCATCGGGGACCGGTTGGACGAGGCGTCCTACATCCTCACCGACGCCGCCACGGAGCTGGCCTCCTATGCCGAGTCGGTCGATGCCGACCCGGCGCGCCTGGCGGCGGTGCAGGAGCGCCGGGCGCTGCTGACCCAGCTCTCGCGCAAGTACGGGGCGACCACCGACGACGTCCTGGCCTGGGCCGAGGACGCCGCCAAGCGGTTGGCGAACCTGGAGGGCGACGACGAGCGGATCGAGGCCCTGCGGGCCGAGGCCGAGGACCTGCACGAGCGGTTGGAGTCCTCCGCCCAGGAGCTCACCCGGATCCGTACCGAGGCGGCCGAGAGGTTCGGGTCGGCGGTGACCGAGGAGCTCACGGCGCTGGCGATGCCGCACGCCCGGGTCAGTGTGCGCATCCAGACGGGTGAGGAGTTCGGCCAGCACGGCCGTGACGAGGTGGAGCTGCTGTTGGCGCCCCATCCCAGTTCTCCGCCGCTGGCGCTGCACAAGGGCGCCTCGGGTGGTGAGCTCTCGCGGGTGATGCTGGCCATCGAGGTCGTCTTCGCCGGGGCCGACCCCGTTCCCACGTTCGTCTTCGACGAGGTGGACGCCGGTGTGGGCGGCAAGGCGGCCGTGGAGATCGGTCGGCGCCTGGCCCGGCTGGCCCAGCGGGCCCAGGTCATCGTGGTCACCCACCTGCCGCAGGTGGCGGCGTTCGCCGACGCCCATCTGGTGGTGGAGAAGTCCACGGAGGGCCTGGTCACCGAGAGCGGTGTGGTCCGTCTGGACCGCGGCGGGCGGGTGCGGGAGCTGTCCCGGATGCTCGCCGGGCTGGAGGACTCCGAGCTGGGGCGCGCCCACGCCGAGGAGCTGCTCAGCAACGCCGACCCCGAGCGCGCCTACCCGGCGGCCTGAGCGGAGGCCCCGTGCGGGCCGTGCGAGCCGATCGCGGGTGTAGGCCCGGGGCGGGTGTGGGTAGGGGTACCAGGAGGTCGCCGCGGGCGCCCGCTGTGCTCGTGGGGGCACCTGGTGCGGCTCCGTGGCGGCGGAGGAGATCTAACACGCCGACCGATCAGCTGTTGTGACTCACCGTAGTTGAGTTCTGACAGTATTCCTGCGATGAAGGTATCGGACGCGCTCAGCGCCACAGTCATGCGGTTCCGCCGCTCTCGGGCGGACGCTCCCTCCGGGCTGGTCGCACCCGTCCACTCGGACCGCCGCACCAAGAACCTGACCAAGCGGCTGCGCCCCGGCGACATCGCGGTCATCGACCATGTGGATCTCGACCGGGTGAGCGCCGAGGCGCTGGTCGACTGCGGTGTGGCGGCGGTGCTCAACGTCGCGCCCAGCATCAGCGGCCGCTATCCCAACCAGGGGCCGCAACTGCTGGTGGAGGCGGGCATCCCGCTGGTGGACGAGGTCGACGCGGAGGTCTTCACGCGGGTCCGCGACGGCGAGCGCCTGCGGCTGGACGGCGGCGGGCTCTACCGCGGCGACGAACTGCTGGCGCTCGGCCGGCCCCAGACCCCCGAGTCCGTGGCGGCCGCCATGACCGAGGCCCGGGCCGGTCTGGCCACCCAGTTGGAGGCCTTCGCCGCGAACACGATGGCCTACCTGCAGCGTGAGCGGGACCTGCTGCTGGACGGGATCGGCATCCCCGCCATCGAGACCGACATGGAGGGCCGCCACGTCCTCATCGTGGTCCGCGGCTACCACTACCGGGAGGACCTGGTCGCCCTGCGGCCCTACATCCGCGAGTTCCACCCGGTCATCATCGCCGTGGACGGGGGCGCCGACGCGGTGATGGAGGCCGGGTACCGGCCCGACATCATTGTCGGCGACTTCGACTCGGTCTCGGACCAGGCGTTGACCAGCGGCGCGGAGCTGGTCGTGCACGCCTACCGGGACGGGCGGGCACCCGGCCTGCCGCGGCTGACCGCCCTGGGCCACACCGCGGTGGTCTTCCCCGCGACCGGCACCAGCGAGGACGTGGCGATGATGCTCGCCGACGGCTCCGGTGCCGCCCTGATCGTGGCGGTGGGCACGCACGCCACCCTGGAGGAGTTCCTCGACAAGGGCCGGTCCGGTATGGCCAGCACCTTCCTCACCCGGCTCCGAGTGGGCGGCAAGCTCGTGGACGCCAAGGGGGTGAGCCGCCTGTACCGCTCCCGGATCTCGCCGTGGGCGCTGCTGGTCCTGGTGGCCGCGTCCCTGTTCACCATCGTCGTCGCCGCCTACAGCTCACCGGCCGGGCAGGTCTACCTCACGTTTCTCGCGGCGCGCTGGGACGCGTTCTCCTACTGGTTGACGGGGCTGTTGACGTGATCGATTTCCGCTATCACCTGGTGTCCATCATCGCGGTGTTCCTGGCGCTGACCGTGGGTCTGGCGCTGGGCACGACCATGCTCCAGGACCCGCTGCTGAGCACTCTGCAGTCGGAGACGGCCGATCTGCGCGGGCAGAGCGAGGAGCTGCGCCTGGAGCGCGACGCGGCCGAGCGCGTCAACGACGGGGCCGACGATCTGTCCGAGGCGGCCGCGGAG from Nocardiopsis aegyptia harbors:
- a CDS encoding coiled-coil domain-containing protein, whose translation is MVVDAVRTYFDATSGLTELSRKEAVAAAKALLKANGRPTAPAADQEALPARVGQSIQALAGELIATNEANRTAIADLVRSEVAHQLERMDIVPRPEYERVVRRVAELERRLAARHMADRVPVTEVPVVAATAGTVVGGASGGETGTAERAAAAAPEASADDSEDPAPAAAATAAGTSTDSAAEPVEGDAAEVAGTDSEDGPGAESENDAEQEAGEPTGAKGVAAKGAEGAATARKTTSRSKPRTTTKSARARSTPKRTTKAKGSTGKGPTKK
- a CDS encoding TlyA family RNA methyltransferase, with the protein product MAKRTRLDAELVRRGHARSRGHAAEIIESGFVRVAGIIASKAATQVGTDQPIVVRTPSDEPSYVSRGAHKLIGALDAFSLDVSARRALDAGASTGGFTDVLLRRGAAHVTAVDVGYGQLAWALRSNDRVRVMERVNVRELTPEQIGEPRPTLVVGDLSFISLTLVLRPLKDCVAPDADFVLMVKPQFEVGKQRVGAGGVVREPALRAEAVADVAAHALTLGLGTVGVTASPLPGPSGNVEYFLWMRAGASPLDPDALTRAIEEGPR
- a CDS encoding NAD kinase, yielding MTSGRSVLLLAHTGRPAALRSADLVHRSLTRAGLTVRMLKGEVEELAAAGCALAPIEAVEPADAAHGVELVMVLGGDGTLLRAAELARPAGAPLLGVNLGHVGFLAEAEREDLGATVRSVVDRDYDVEERMTLDVAVFNGGRAEGTPTVRTWALNEATLEKGESRRIVEAVLEIDGRPLSRWACDGVVCATPTGSTAHAFSAGGPVVWPDVEALMVVPLSAHALFARPLVVGPQATVALEVLPDTAPGVLWCDGRRMVELPAGARIEITRADTPVRLARLHRAPFTDRLVAKFGLPVAGWRGRVEQGR
- the recN gene encoding DNA repair protein RecN, yielding MLEEVRIKGLGVIDDAVLELSPGLTVVTGETGAGKTMVVTGLGLLFGGRADPQRVRPGAGRAVVEGRLTVPDGGRVATRVLDAGGDIEDDVLILTRAVSAEGRSRATMGGRSAPVSLLAYLADDLVAVHGQSDQQRLLRTDRQRSALDRFAGEALHKALKQYSVAYRRHREVETELEELVERARERAQEADMLRFGVEEITAAEPQPGEDAELLAEETRLAHADGLRVAATTAHEALAGDPASDVEVDVAALLSAARQAVAAVREHDPELASIGDRLDEASYILTDAATELASYAESVDADPARLAAVQERRALLTQLSRKYGATTDDVLAWAEDAAKRLANLEGDDERIEALRAEAEDLHERLESSAQELTRIRTEAAERFGSAVTEELTALAMPHARVSVRIQTGEEFGQHGRDEVELLLAPHPSSPPLALHKGASGGELSRVMLAIEVVFAGADPVPTFVFDEVDAGVGGKAAVEIGRRLARLAQRAQVIVVTHLPQVAAFADAHLVVEKSTEGLVTESGVVRLDRGGRVRELSRMLAGLEDSELGRAHAEELLSNADPERAYPAA
- the steA gene encoding putative cytokinetic ring protein SteA encodes the protein MRFRRSRADAPSGLVAPVHSDRRTKNLTKRLRPGDIAVIDHVDLDRVSAEALVDCGVAAVLNVAPSISGRYPNQGPQLLVEAGIPLVDEVDAEVFTRVRDGERLRLDGGGLYRGDELLALGRPQTPESVAAAMTEARAGLATQLEAFAANTMAYLQRERDLLLDGIGIPAIETDMEGRHVLIVVRGYHYREDLVALRPYIREFHPVIIAVDGGADAVMEAGYRPDIIVGDFDSVSDQALTSGAELVVHAYRDGRAPGLPRLTALGHTAVVFPATGTSEDVAMMLADGSGAALIVAVGTHATLEEFLDKGRSGMASTFLTRLRVGGKLVDAKGVSRLYRSRISPWALLVLVAASLFTIVVAAYSSPAGQVYLTFLAARWDAFSYWLTGLLT